One Deltaproteobacteria bacterium genomic window, TCGTTGCCGAAGTTACGTTGAACGGTGTGATGGAACTCTGCCTCAGTTGGAAGGAGGTAATATTCTCCGGGTTCTCAGCCCAGTGATTATCTCTTTTGCCAAACCGTTCTCCAAATCGTCCATTCCGGTTGCGGCACCGTAGATTCCACCCCAACCGAAGGTTTTGCCGGCATCTCCGCCGTAGATTAGCCTCCCGGATGCAGCATCTTTTATTTCAACCTCGGCATGTAATTGCATTGAACCTAGTCCCGCTAACACGAAGCGTGCGAAGCGATTACCTTCCTCATAGATCGTGAACTTGACGTTCAACAAGAG contains:
- a CDS encoding DUF4410 domain-containing protein — its product is MLAYFKSILFPILFLTVGCGTTALNLRSADNVVDLSEYKSITIQTSTAQGVTVPEPAQSRMKALIKAEILNCCKERFENISLGDPGVKDLLLNVKFTIYEEGNRFARFVLAGLGSMQLHAEVEIKDAASGRLIYGGDAGKTFGWGGIYGAATGMDDLENGLAKEIITGLRTRRILPPSN